The proteins below come from a single Zhouia spongiae genomic window:
- a CDS encoding 4'-phosphopantetheinyl transferase family protein: protein MPLYKTITTPNNSKVLIWKIEESYEELLQGIQLTDNCRTRVASMKSEIHQRGFLSVRHLLKKAGYKASDLFYNSSGKPHLKDGKHISITHSFTFAAIIVSDGVIGIDIEKQRDKIGVIAHKFIDYEFNYLSSDQVRELTVVWCVKESLYKAFATDGMSFKQHTKVIPFEIGEQETTGWIIYNDQLEKYEIKFLEFEGFTCAYAIKSEI from the coding sequence ATGCCTCTTTACAAAACTATAACTACCCCAAACAACTCTAAGGTGCTGATATGGAAGATAGAAGAATCGTATGAGGAACTATTGCAGGGAATACAATTAACGGATAATTGCAGGACAAGAGTCGCCTCCATGAAATCTGAAATACATCAACGAGGTTTTCTAAGTGTCAGGCATTTATTAAAAAAGGCAGGGTATAAGGCTTCAGATTTGTTTTATAACAGTAGCGGGAAGCCGCATCTCAAAGACGGCAAACATATCTCCATTACACATTCATTTACTTTCGCTGCTATTATCGTCAGTGATGGTGTTATTGGTATCGATATCGAGAAACAACGCGATAAAATAGGAGTGATCGCACATAAGTTTATAGATTATGAGTTTAATTATCTCAGCTCTGATCAGGTACGGGAATTAACCGTTGTCTGGTGTGTTAAGGAGAGCTTGTATAAAGCTTTTGCAACAGACGGAATGAGTTTTAAACAACACACCAAAGTCATTCCTTTTGAAATAGGGGAACAGGAAACAACAGGATGGATCATATACAATGATCAATTGGAGAAATACGAAATTAAATTCCTGGAATTTGAGGGGTTTACCTGTGCTTATGCCATAAAGTCAGAAATATGA
- the ahcY gene encoding adenosylhomocysteinase, with product MSTKTIPYVPYKVKDISLADWGRKEIELAEAEMPGLMSLREEYKDEQPLKGARIAGCLHMTVQTAVLIETLVALGAEVTWSSCNIFSTQDHAAAAIAAAGIPVYAWKGMNEEEFDWCIEQTLFFGEEREPLNMILDDGGDLTNMVLDQYPELANGIKGLSEETTTGVHRLYERMKNGTLPMPAINVNDSVTKSKFDNKYGCRESAVDAIRRATDLMLAGKRVIVCGYGDVGKGTAASFRGTGAIVTVTEIDPICALQAAMDGYEVKRLDTVVDKADIVITTTGNKDIVVGRHFEKMKDKTIVCNIGHFDNEIDVAWLKENYGNTYVNIKPQVDKYNINGNDIILLAEGRLVNLGCATGHPSFVMSNSFTNQTLAQIELWNHSDNYKNEVYMLPKHLDEKVARLHLEKIGVELEVLNEEQAKYIGVTVEGPYKPEYYRY from the coding sequence ATGAGTACTAAAACAATTCCATACGTACCATACAAAGTAAAGGATATTTCTTTGGCGGATTGGGGTAGAAAAGAGATTGAATTGGCGGAAGCTGAAATGCCCGGACTAATGTCGCTTCGTGAAGAATACAAAGACGAGCAACCTTTAAAAGGTGCCCGTATAGCGGGTTGTTTACACATGACCGTGCAAACAGCCGTTTTAATTGAAACGCTGGTAGCTTTAGGCGCAGAAGTAACCTGGAGCTCATGTAATATTTTCTCTACCCAGGATCATGCAGCAGCCGCTATTGCAGCTGCGGGAATTCCCGTTTATGCATGGAAAGGAATGAACGAAGAAGAATTTGACTGGTGTATTGAACAAACTTTATTCTTTGGCGAAGAGAGAGAGCCCTTAAATATGATCCTGGATGACGGGGGCGATTTAACCAATATGGTGTTGGATCAGTATCCTGAACTGGCAAACGGAATTAAAGGTCTATCTGAAGAAACCACTACAGGTGTTCACCGTTTATACGAGCGTATGAAAAACGGAACTCTTCCGATGCCTGCTATTAATGTAAATGACTCTGTAACCAAATCTAAGTTCGACAATAAATATGGTTGCAGGGAGAGTGCTGTTGATGCCATTCGACGTGCTACAGACCTTATGCTTGCCGGTAAGCGTGTTATCGTATGTGGTTACGGGGATGTCGGTAAAGGAACCGCGGCTTCTTTCAGAGGAACGGGAGCTATTGTAACTGTAACGGAAATCGATCCGATTTGTGCTTTACAGGCTGCCATGGATGGTTATGAAGTAAAGCGTTTAGATACTGTTGTAGACAAGGCTGACATTGTAATCACCACTACGGGAAATAAAGATATTGTGGTAGGCCGTCATTTTGAAAAAATGAAAGATAAGACCATCGTATGTAATATTGGTCATTTTGATAATGAAATTGATGTAGCCTGGTTAAAAGAAAACTATGGGAATACTTATGTGAACATCAAGCCCCAGGTGGACAAGTACAACATAAACGGTAATGATATTATTTTACTGGCTGAAGGTCGTTTGGTAAACCTTGGATGTGCTACCGGTCACCCTAGCTTTGTAATGAGTAATTCTTTTACAAATCAGACATTGGCCCAGATCGAATTATGGAACCATAGTGACAACTATAAAAATGAAGTTTATATGCTTCCGAAGCATCTGGATGAAAAAGTGGCAAGGTTACATCTTGAGAAAATAGGTGTAGAGCTGGAGGTTTTAAACGAAGAACAAGCTAAGTATATTGGTGTTACGGTAGAAGGCCCATACAAACCTGAATATTACAGATACTAA